In the genome of Candidatus Acidiferrales bacterium, one region contains:
- a CDS encoding carboxypeptidase regulatory-like domain-containing protein, whose product MKFRYGTLLLVSITMIISQWGCKKNNIVGTTVPTSAAISGTVTSSLTSAAVTGAAVILRYGGTVDTTYTGNDGTFQLPPIEITSDTVGVNVTLTVSATGFISKTYSNINVKSDMNIPIVLDINPAFYAKIIGVVKDSASTYPLSGASVLITLPGAVDTAATLQNGAFTIYINLEGLSTLQTSMTISKPGFKTYNQNSLLLRSGTDSVGTIFLSVDKGSTIAHLSGLVTDSRTGLPIPSVSVVLSSTIGTDSTKTLGDGTYRFDPNLQGLPSAPMTLTFKSTGYNDASVNFTINSGQSLTENVVMTSNYNYAIITGRVRDSLSGYVLSGAKVIVALTGTVSSNSKFFSSLKSHKRSVSSVILDSTTTFIDGSFSLAVNLFDLDSITATMTVSEPGYKVYQFIHTFVLGANNLGNILVSIDNGLTTSHLTGYVTDSHSALPIKGVSVYLTTPIKVDSTTTSYSGYYSFDLNLQGLSSVSGTLLFRLNSYDDTLINFSVNAGQTIADNVALNAKPTVVGGDSSTARGIARSISLVSITHQEISIHGVGRNETSVLTWQVLDSLGFPIDINHRDTVVFVPTGIPVTGDPQTGAYVTPTYGITDGSGQVYTTMNSGTVAGTVQLFAKLTLSTGATVQSSPVLITIDGGLPDQAHFELNVQKLNFAGYDWSERTDVFTAQAGDKYGNPVAPGTAVYFTTGDGHGNPVGGVMTAAGQTDASGHTNATLYSGKPLAHAYGLDPAVFGGPTDPLLPLLDGNFAGDPTYQGAGTGYVYAKSFTNGENGSIVVDSGLVCLSATAGPILFNDSLSISPVYIHSGGSTVIVMVHISDRFGNPLESGTVITATVDAEAPPNNSGLTWKISADGLPGILGDYLTRGAGSTDFALAVYGSENVPYTINFSVTVTVNGRNTDNGDWSNTFTGVLEP is encoded by the coding sequence ATGAAATTTCGATACGGTACACTGCTTCTTGTCAGTATTACAATGATAATTTCTCAGTGGGGATGTAAGAAGAATAATATTGTCGGGACAACTGTGCCTACGTCTGCCGCTATATCTGGGACTGTCACCAGTTCCCTGACTTCAGCTGCTGTCACGGGCGCAGCGGTGATCCTAAGGTATGGGGGCACAGTCGACACAACTTACACCGGAAACGACGGGACTTTTCAACTTCCCCCCATAGAAATTACCTCCGACACGGTCGGTGTGAATGTGACTTTGACTGTTTCTGCCACCGGGTTCATTTCCAAAACGTATAGCAACATAAACGTGAAGAGTGACATGAACATTCCCATAGTCCTTGATATCAACCCCGCCTTTTATGCAAAAATTATCGGTGTGGTCAAGGACAGTGCGAGTACATATCCTCTCTCGGGTGCATCTGTGCTTATAACATTACCTGGCGCAGTCGATACGGCGGCAACCCTCCAGAATGGGGCATTCACGATCTATATCAATCTTGAGGGGCTCAGCACGCTGCAAACGTCGATGACGATATCGAAACCGGGGTTTAAGACGTATAATCAAAACTCACTGCTGCTCAGAAGTGGAACGGACAGTGTCGGAACAATTTTTCTCTCGGTTGACAAGGGTTCCACTATTGCGCACCTCTCGGGTCTAGTCACAGACAGCCGAACAGGGCTGCCGATTCCAAGCGTGTCAGTCGTTCTTTCATCAACTATAGGAACCGACAGCACAAAAACTCTTGGAGACGGTACCTATAGGTTTGATCCAAACCTTCAGGGACTTCCTTCTGCTCCAATGACCCTGACATTTAAATCGACCGGCTACAATGATGCGTCGGTGAACTTTACAATAAATTCCGGACAATCACTGACGGAGAACGTCGTTATGACTTCGAACTATAATTATGCTATCATCACTGGCCGAGTCCGCGATAGTCTCAGCGGGTACGTCCTTTCGGGTGCAAAAGTGATTGTCGCGCTCACCGGGACTGTGAGTTCAAATTCGAAGTTCTTTTCAAGTCTCAAATCCCACAAGCGATCGGTGTCGTCTGTCATTCTCGATTCAACCACGACCTTTATTGATGGTTCGTTCAGTCTCGCTGTCAATCTTTTCGATTTGGATTCGATCACTGCGACCATGACAGTGTCTGAACCTGGATACAAAGTCTACCAATTCATTCACACATTCGTGCTGGGAGCAAACAACCTCGGTAATATTCTGGTTTCAATAGATAATGGTTTGACTACATCCCATCTCACCGGCTACGTTACAGACAGCCATAGCGCCCTGCCGATCAAGGGGGTGTCTGTTTACCTAACGACGCCGATAAAGGTGGATAGCACTACGACATCTTATAGCGGATACTATTCATTTGATCTGAACCTGCAGGGATTGTCTTCCGTGTCCGGGACCCTGTTGTTTAGATTAAACAGCTATGATGATACCCTGATTAATTTCTCTGTGAATGCTGGTCAAACCATTGCTGATAATGTTGCTCTTAACGCGAAACCGACCGTTGTCGGTGGAGATAGCAGCACGGCCAGAGGCATTGCGCGGTCCATTTCGCTGGTGAGCATAACTCACCAGGAGATTTCAATCCACGGGGTTGGAAGAAATGAAACGAGTGTATTGACCTGGCAGGTCTTAGATAGTTTGGGATTCCCCATCGATATCAACCACCGGGACACAGTGGTCTTCGTGCCGACCGGAATTCCGGTTACAGGTGATCCGCAAACCGGCGCTTACGTCACGCCTACCTATGGCATTACAGACGGGTCTGGACAGGTATACACGACCATGAACAGCGGAACTGTTGCAGGCACCGTTCAGCTATTTGCGAAGCTGACGCTTTCAACGGGCGCGACAGTTCAATCTTCGCCGGTGCTGATTACCATAGACGGCGGTTTGCCTGACCAGGCGCACTTCGAGCTCAACGTGCAGAAATTGAATTTTGCCGGATATGATTGGTCAGAAAGGACCGATGTCTTCACAGCACAGGCGGGAGATAAGTATGGAAATCCGGTAGCACCAGGCACTGCCGTTTACTTCACCACAGGTGATGGGCATGGCAATCCCGTTGGTGGTGTCATGACTGCAGCTGGACAGACCGACGCATCCGGTCATACAAACGCGACCCTCTATAGCGGTAAGCCACTCGCCCATGCTTACGGTCTCGATCCTGCTGTGTTCGGAGGTCCGACAGATCCACTGCTACCTCTACTCGATGGCAATTTTGCTGGCGATCCGACTTATCAGGGAGCGGGGACGGGTTATGTCTATGCCAAATCATTCACGAACGGCGAGAACGGAAGCATCGTAGTCGACAGTGGCCTCGTATGCCTCTCGGCAACGGCGGGACCAATTCTGTTTAATGATTCATTGTCCATTAGTCCTGTGTATATTCACAGCGGCGGATCGACTGTAATTGTTATGGTCCACATATCAGATAGATTTGGGAATCCGCTTGAATCTGGAACAGTCATAACAGCAACCGTCGATGCTGAGGCACCTCCAAATAATTCGGGATTGACCTGGAAAATCAGTGCGGATGGCTTACCCGGAATATTGGGCGACTACCTGACGCGCGGCGCGGGAAGCACGGACTTTGCTCTTGCCGTTTACGGATCGGAGAACGTTCCGTATACGATAAATTTCTCTGTAACGGTCACCGTCAACGGAAGAAATACTGACAACGGGGATTGGTCAAATACATTCACCGGAGTGCTAGAGCCTTAA
- a CDS encoding FlgD immunoglobulin-like domain containing protein, with protein sequence METIERSFVIEKGQVKIPSYTVRFRRNFAPSGTSDAQMKFVVSHNSINAKLVNKDPIAALRFEIEFKDKFVYRPITFSHRIQSLNSYINFQDTFLTIVILDIDGKGIPTGDDTIANIPIDDRQDFQVTGAYASTRTTGIKEIEYTVVNETDENFITLEQNDPNPFNTSTNIEFWIAEDAEVKVVMYDVGGALVRTLLDSQLRSGTHEVEWDGKDDSGNPAESGIYLCKLYAGVYSVTKKMLCLK encoded by the coding sequence ATGGAAACAATAGAAAGAAGTTTTGTCATTGAAAAGGGACAGGTTAAGATTCCGTCTTACACTGTAAGGTTCCGGAGGAACTTTGCACCTTCTGGCACATCGGATGCGCAAATGAAATTTGTCGTCTCTCACAACAGCATCAATGCAAAATTGGTTAACAAAGATCCGATTGCCGCACTGAGATTTGAGATCGAATTTAAAGACAAGTTTGTTTATAGACCAATCACTTTCAGCCATCGCATTCAAAGTCTCAACAGTTACATAAATTTTCAGGACACTTTTTTGACGATCGTTATTCTCGACATCGACGGCAAAGGAATTCCGACGGGTGACGATACGATCGCAAATATCCCGATCGATGATCGGCAAGATTTTCAAGTGACCGGAGCTTATGCCTCAACGCGCACAACCGGGATAAAGGAAATTGAATATACCGTTGTCAACGAAACTGACGAAAATTTTATTACGCTTGAACAAAATGATCCAAACCCATTCAACACAAGCACAAACATTGAATTCTGGATCGCAGAAGACGCTGAGGTGAAAGTTGTGATGTACGATGTCGGCGGAGCCTTGGTGCGTACCCTTCTCGATTCACAGCTTAGATCGGGGACACATGAAGTGGAATGGGATGGAAAAGATGACAGCGGGAATCCTGCCGAGTCCGGAATTTACCTTTGCAAGCTTTATGCCGGGGTCTACAGCGTAACTAAAAAGATGCTATGCCTTAAATAA